AAGGGCGTTTTTTTTATTTTTATAGGGGAGGATACCATAATGGAATTTGAAGAAGCACATGGTATGTTCATTAACAAGCACTTGACTGAAAGATCAGGAGAAAGAAGGGGGAGGCTTGTTAGAGGGCATAATTATGCTGAGAAGCTGTTCTTGCAGAATGTATGGTGGCCATTGTTTGAGAGTCTCGATGATTTGCATCCAGAATACGAAGTGTACGACTGGAACCGTAAATCTCAGTTTCTGGACTTCGCTTTTCTTCCGCAGAGCGGCAGCAGCCTAGGAATTGAGTGCGACGGGTTTCAAAGCCATGTGAAGGACATGGACCGCGAGAGATTCAACTATGCAGTGAATCGGGACACTTTTTTGACCGGAATGGGGTGGAAAATGATTCATTTTTCTGTTGATGATCTTCAGCACCGCCCCGAGGTGTGCCGGATGCTATTGCAATTAGTGTTGGCACCTCATTTGGCGCGTAAATCTGCTAGTGTGGATATTTTATCCGAGGAGAAGGAGGTTCTGCGTTTGGCTTGGCGACTGGGGAGGGCGATTCGTCCGAAGGATGTGACCATGCATTTCAGTATTAACTTTCGTACGGCGCGCAGATTGCTACACTCGTTGAGTGAGAAAGGGCTGCTAAAGCCAATGATAGGTAAAAGAGGGGTTAGACATTATGAGTTGCGACCAATGCACCCTGAACAAAAATGGTGATGAGTGAGTGATTTTAGCGTTAGATTGCACTTTGTACAATAGAATCTACGTTTTAGTTTAAAAAAGTTACCTTGATTGCACTTTGTATAATCAAAAAGAGCAGTAGATTCTTAATAAAGTGATTTAAGGAATTTCTATTGTACAAAGTGCAATCAAAACCATTTTTCATCAAAATTAAGTTCATTCTGTTGCACATAATACATTAGAATACGAGAACCTCCTAGGGGTCTTTAATCCGAAGTTATAAAAGTCCCCAGAGATTCTCCAAAAAGTCTCTAAATAGCATCTTGAGAAATGAAAGGTCGATATCTTATACTAGATTCTTCAGCTCATACGACTTGAATTCTTGATGCGGTAAATAGGTTAGAGAAATCAGCCTAATACACCGGAATTTTTTCTTCAGTTTATTTTGACAAAAACACCCGCAGCGCGTACCATTCAATATAGAAAGAAAGGAGAGGGTAGCCTTGAATTGGCTCGGATCATTGCAGCAATTGGGCAGAGCCATAATGCTTCCTACCATGGTACTGCCGGCGGCAGCCATTTTGCTTAGTTTGGGCAGCTTACCTTGGTCTGCATGGGGACTTTCTTCGGTATCCGAAGTGGCTACATACGCTGGGCAGGGAATCTTTTATTTTATGCCTTATTTGTTTGCTGTGGGTGTAGCATGGGGATTATCCAATCAAGCTGGAACGGCGGGTCTTGCAGCGTTGGCTGGGATGTTCACTTACGACCGGATTGTTACCCATATGGGAGACGGGCTTGTACAACCTGCAACACTTATCGGAATTTTGCTGGGTATAGTCGCCGGTATCGCTCAAAACCGGTTTAAAAATATCAAGCTTCCAGAGGCGATCCAGTTTTTTGGAGGGTCGCGTTTTGTTTTGCTGTTCATGGGATTGTTTTCGGCTGGCTTTGCATGGGTGATGTTAGGGATATCTCCACTGCTGCAAAGAGGGCTGGATGATCTTTTTCAAGGAATATTGCAGACGGGCGGATTTGGCGTTTTTATTTATGGGGTACTATATAGAGTACTAACAGCCTTCGGTCTTCACCATATTCTTAATAATGTGTTTTGGTTTCAGTTTGGAAACTTCACAACTCCTGATGGTAGCACTGTCGTTCAGGGGGATTTGCCACGTTTTTTTGCAGGCGATCCTACAGCGGGCATTTTTATGGCAGGTTTGTTTCCGATAATGATGTTCGCACTGCCAGCCATTGCTTTTGCAATTATTCAGGAAGCGCGCGAGGATTTGAAGCCTAAGATTAAAAAGACTTTCATGCGAGCCGCTTTGGTTTGTTTTCTAACTGGGGTTTCGGAGCAGATCGAATTCGCGTTTTTGTTTGCTTCTCCGTATTTATTCGCGGTACATACTGTAATGTCCGGTCTCGCTATGGTGCTGACCTACATGCTTGGAATTCACCACGGGTTCTCTTATTCAGCAGGAGCCATTGACTTCTTTTTAAATTTGCATCTGTCGCAGAGGGCTTGGCTTTTGATTCCGATCGGCATTGGTTATGGGATTGTATATTATAATTTGTTCCGCTGGGCGATTCGCCGTTTTCAGATTCCGACACCAGGACGTGAAGAAGGTTCGGAACTCGGGGATTGGGCAGGTAACATCCCTTATCAGGCACCGCTAATCTTAGAGGCGCTAGGTGGTAAGGAGAATATTGTACAAGTGCAGTCCTGTATCACTCGTTTGCGGCTTACCGTCCACAATGATCGATTTATTGATACCGGGGCGCTTAAAGGTCTTGGTTCTGCTGGGATTATCAAGCTCGGTGGCGGCAATGTTCAGGTAGTATTTGGTACGTATTCAGAGCTGATCCGCGAGGAGATCAACAAGCTGATGCTTCGAGATTTGCCGCAGGTGCTGTTCAGTTCTCCGATGCAGGGTAGAATGATGCCCATTGAGGAAGTGCCGGATCACATCTTTGCAGCGAAGCTGGTGGGTGATGGAGTTGCATTTTTACCCGAAAAAGGGGAGCTTACTTCGCCTGTATTCGGGAAGGTTATGCACGTCTACCCTACAATGCATGCCGTTGGTATTGCTACGCCGGAAGGGCTGGAGGTACTTATGCATATAGGGATTGATACTTCGCAGCTTAAAGGGCCATTTGAGGCGGTTGTAAAAGAGGGTGACAGCGTGGAGCCAGGTCAATTGCTGGTTAAATTCGACCTCGCTTATTTGCGTGAGCATGCGGCTTCACTGGCTACACCAATGGTGATTACGAATCCTGATCGAGTAAAATCATGGAGCTATGCTCCATTTAAAAATGTTAAAAAGGGGCAATCTTCAGTAATGTCCGTAGTCTTACATGAAAGTAACGTTGGAGGGATAGAAGGATGATACAAGGCATAGGCGCAGCAGCAGGTGTAGCTATCGGGAAGGCCTTTGTCTTACCGAACTGGGAGTGGAGCTTACCAGACACACAAGTGAACCCAGTGGATCTAGCTAAGGAGTTTGAGCGTTTATACGAAGGTATCCGTACCTCTAAGGACGAAATTGAATTCATCAAAAAGGAATTCAGAGAAGTGGTCGGTCCAGAGGAATCCAGCATTTTTGATGCTCATCTGGCGATATTGGATGATCCGGTGTTCATGAGTGAAATCCGGGGGATTATTGAACGCCAATATAAGGCGGCGGAAGTAGCTGTTAAGGAAGCGATTGATCATTTTGTAGCGATGTTTGATTTGCTAGATGATGAATACATGAAGGAACGGGCGGTCGACATCAAGGATGTCGGAAATCGTCTGTTAAAGCATCTTTTAGGTGCTCCTGAGGTTACGTTGCCATCCGATACACAGCCGTATATTCTCGTAGCGAAGGAGTTGTCTCCTTCCCAGTTAGCTCACTTGAACCCAACTTATGTTCTAGGTATTGTTACTATGATGGGCGGTAAAACCTCGCATTCCTCCATTATGGCTCGTGCGCTGGGCATTCCGCTCGTAGCAGGTTTGGAGAATAATTTGTCTAACCCTATTCAGACCGGTGATATGCTCGTGATAGACGGCGACACCGGATCTGTGCAAATTCATCCTGATGAGGTAACAATCAATGAATATGTTTCTCTTCGGAATAAGCAGCATAAAAAGAAAGAACAATTGGAATTGCTTGCTACTGTCGATGCCGTCACAAAAGATGGTGTTAACCTGCGGTTAGCCGGTAATATCAGCTCTGTTAAAGAACTGAATTTAGCGCTCAAGTATGGGGCTGAAGGTGTAGGTCTATTCCGCACAGAGTTTCTTTATATGGATCGCAGTTCTTTCCCGACTGAGGATGAACAATTCGAAGTGTATAAACAGGTGGTCGAGAAGGTAGGCAGCAATATGGTTGTGATCCGTTCGCTGGATATAGGCGGGGACAAGCATCTGGATTACTTCCAGCTACCAGAAGAACAGAATCCGTTCCTTGGCTATCGTGCTATTCGAATCAGCTTGAATCGACAAGATATGTTCAAAACTCAACTAACCGCCATTTTGCGGGCGAGTGCATATGGGAATGTAAAGCTAATGTTCCCAATGATATCTTCTGTAGAAGAAGTACAGGCAGCAAAAGCTGTATTGGAAGAAGTGAAGGCTGAACTGGAGCTGCGGGGCATCCCGTTTAATCGGAATATTCCAGTCGGTATTATGATTGAAGTTCCAGCTGCGGTTATGATTGCGGATTTACTGGCTGAGGAAGTTGATTTTTTCAGTATCGGTACGAACGATTTGGTGCAATATGTATTAGCTGTAGACCGTATGAATGAACAAATTGCGCATATGTATCATCCATATCATCCAGCGGTTCTGCGCATGATTCGTATGACTGTAGAAGCAGCACGTAATGCAAAAATAGATATTAGCGTATGTGGTGAAATGGCGGCAGATGAGCGTTCTTTGCCACTTTGGCTAGAGTTAGGGATTAGTGACCTTAGCATGTCGCCACAGGCGCTGCTCAAGGTTAAACACCGTACCCTGAATACACTGGCTATAGATGCTACAAGGGTTGCAAAAGCTTGCTTCCATCATCGTACAAGCTCGGAGACGGAGGAAATCCTAAGTGCTTACGCTAAGAAAAGCGGTATATCGCTTGGAACGAGCGTGGAAACAAAGGAGAAAGCTTCTTCATAGTTATCAAGCGTAACATCATCAAGTCCACATCAAGGTTCGGCATTCTTGCCGGGCCTTTTTCTTTTGTACCAGATCATTTGTAAAAAAAACAAAACCGTTTGCGCTTCGGCGCAGTCTATACATAGAGCGAGTTGCACAGGAATGATTTTTACGTGAAGGCAAGGGGGGAGGACAGAACAAGCATGGAACACATTATTAATGACGAAATGGAAATTGTCGCTACGGATGAAGACATATTTTATGAGCTGGTAGCTGAGCAGAAAAGAAAGCTATATAGCATTGCTTACAGCTATTTGCGAAACGAGGCAGATTCGTTGGAAGTTCTACAAGAGGCAACCTGCCGCGCATGGATTAAACGTAAAAGTTTGAAAAACTCAGAGCGTTTTGCTCCTTGGTTAACACGTATTCTGATCAATTGCTGTAACGATGAGTTGAAGCGCAGAAAGAGGAATACAGTCACAGAAGTTGATCGAAGCGATATAGGAATTATGGAGATGAAAAGCGACCGCAGATTAGACATGGAACATGCGCTGGAAGGAGTAAAGCCGAAGTATCGCCAGGTGCTTGTACTCAAATATTACAAGGATATGACCCTTGCAGAAATTGCGGAGGTGCTCGATAAGCCGGAGGGAACCGTGAAGACATGGCTGAGCAAAGGTCTGAAACAACTGCGTGACAGAATGAAACGGAAAGGGGATCTATTTTATGGCTGAGTCTGAAGAAAAGCTGCTTAACGATTATTTTCAGAGAATCGATGTCGAGGCTGAGGATATCCCGGAAGTTAAACTGGACGCCGCGATTCGCAAGGGGATGCAGTTAGGTAACCGAAAAAGGTCGTCTTTTAGAAAAAGATACACTGTTGTTGCGTTGGCGGTCCTAGCTATAGCCTTATTGATTATTGTCCCTTGGGCAAATCAGATGGCCAATCCAGTACGTGCGCAATTACCTCCAAAAAGCTGGGGGCAGCTTGAAGTGTTTAGACCCATTATTGCTAATAATCTGACCATAACATCAGCACTTGATGCGGGAATAATGAAGGAAGTGAATATTTCTTCTGCTGAGGTGGATGGAATAAAGTGGACGGTTAACGGAATCATCGCTGATCGAAGAGGCATTGCTCTGCTCTATACAATTCAGAATAATACAGATCAGAAAATGCAACTAATGGGCCTGTCTCTGAAAAAAAATTCAGAGGATAATTACGACCTCACAGGATATAGCGGGTTTAGCAATTCTAATGCACAAGAGGCAGGTTCTCCTGGGACGACTCGTATGTTAGAACAAATCGTCTGGAATAAATATCGAGATGATCTGACAGATGAGTTGAATATTACATTATCGCTATATCCAGTATCCAAGGACCCTTCTGGGTCGAGTAGTGATATTAAAAAGCTAATTGTTAACATTCCTTTGGAAGCCAATAACAATTATTTTAAGGGGGAAATTATTGATCTGAAGGAGAGTCTATCTATTGCCGGACAGAAAATCAAAATGGATAATGTCTATATTGGACCTACTGGAATTTATATGCGGGAAAACTTTGACGGAGATAATACAATGAGAATTTTTAATATGCTTTCACCTAAACTGGTCATCGGGAAGGGGGATCACCAAGAGGACTTAATGTGGGCTAGTGGGATGAATAATTATCACAATGACAATATGAGACCTGATGAACCAATCAAATTAGAAATTGAAGGGATCTCAGCACTGGATAAATCTAAGGTGGAGCTTGTGATTAACACGGAAACCCAGCAGATCTTGCAGGCACCAGATAACAATCTAACGATTTCAAATCGGATGGAGAACGAAGAGCAGGGAATTCTGGTATTGGATTACTTTATCCCTAAAGAAGATAAGGAGGCGCTTGGCGGCAGCGGTTTTTCATTGGACGATAATTTTGTGGATAGCGCTGGAAGCGGGCATTGGCTGGGACGGGTCAAAGATGGTTACTCGGGATACAAAGAATTTAACGAAGGTACTAAAGGAACTACAATAACCTTTTTCTTTAACGTAGGCAAAGAAAAGCTACCTCAACCCCTGACCTTCAAATTTAATTCTTATTCAACCGTAATCAAGGAGAAGGCGTCCTTAAGAATTAAGTGAGCAGCCTAGATGTCGTACGAATCAAATCAAAAGCCCTGTTCTTCACAGCATTGTGAGAAACAGGGCTTGTTTTATTTTTAACCAATAGATGTGTATTGTACTTTATTCCCCAGCAAGTGCATCACAAAAGGCTTTGCCATAAGGCGGAAGATCCGGCGGGCGACGAGCGGAGATGATATGTCCATCCGTAACCACTGCTTCATCCTTCCATATAGCTCCGGCATTCTCCATGTCATCCCGGATGCCCGGTGTGGAGGTGACGGTTACACCTTCCAGAATTTTAGCAGAAATTAATACCCAACCTGCGTGGCAGATCTGCCCAATTGGTTTTTTAGCCGCATTAAAATCCTGTACGAGCTTTAGAACGGCACTGTATCTACGGATTTTATCCGGAGCCCAGCCTCCAGGAACTAGAATACCATCATAATCAGCAGCGTTTAAATCATCCCAGGAGTACTCTGCTTTTGCTGGTACACCATATTTGCCGATGTACGTCTTATCTTTTTCCAAACCTGCCAAGTGAACCTCAGCACCTTCTTCTCTCACTCGGTACACGGGATACCAGAGCTCCAAATCTTCAAATTCATCGTCTACGAGTGCAATGACCTTTTTGCCAGCTAGTCTCATTTTGTTAAGCTCCTTTCGTACCACATGATCTTTCATATTCTATCAAATTTAAAATACGAAGTCATCTGGAGAGTTGTAAATAATAGACGAATTGCCAATTTAATCATTATATGCAATTAAGGAGGGTTTTAATCGAGGGAAGTCGAATATAGAAATTGAAAAGTCATACTTTGTACTTATTTTATTTCTTGCAAGAGGTGTAGTAGATGTATACAGATAATTTAATGGACAAGTTGTGCAATTGTGGTGGCCTCATGACCTTACATATGCATTCATTAATTTTTAATACGAAGGTGAAGATTACACATGTTCCTGTTTATACTTGTCCGAAATGTACCAGTTATGAGCCAATGTCGTTTATTAAAGCGGATCTAGGAAGGTTAGTGAAGGAACTGAGCGCGGATGTGCCAAAACAGGATTTTTCATTTACAGAAAGAAATGAATTAGCTAGTGTCTTAAAAGAATCTTTGACAGAGGTTATTGTCGGGGGATTTCATGAATTAGAGGTGGTTATCCGAGAGACAATTCAGGCTAGAGTGGATGTGCTGCTCGATTTATACCGATTAGCTGAAAGGCTCACGGACCAGAATTGGATGGAAGAAACTAGTCGAAGACTGTCTCAATTAACGTTCCAAACGACCAAAAACGCAAATTATTAAAACATTCTGTGAAAATAATGAAAAACTTTCACGGAATGTTGGATTTTTCACTCACTTTTTGTTACGATAGATAGAAGTTACATAATTGTGCTCGTGAATAGGGAAACCTTCACTAGTCATAAATTGTAATTTAGGGTTACGTCTTCATCCTTGAAAGAAATTTTGAAAGGAAAATGAAGCGTTATCATTGCACAATTGTACAAAGTGTCGTATCATATTTTTAATTAGTCGAACGATAAAATTTATCGCAATGGAGAGAGTAATTTGACGGTAACCATTTACGATGTAGCGCGAGAAGCAGGCGTATCTATGGCTACGGTATCACGGGTTGTGAATAATAACCCTAACGTGAAACCGCAGACCCGGAAGAAAGTTTTTGAAGCGATTGAGCGTTTGGGATATCGTCCCAATGCCGTGGCGAGAGGACTTGCCAGTAAGAAAACGACAACCGTTGGGGTTGTCATCCCTGATATTTCAAACTCGATTTTTGCAGAAATTGCACGCGGGATTGAAGATATCGCGAACATGTATCATTACAATATCATATTGTGTAACGCGGATAAGCGCAAAGAAAAGGAAATCCGTGTCATCAATACGCTTTTGGAGAAACAGGTCGATGGTCTGCTCTTCATGGGTGGTACGGTAACTGATGAACATATCCAAGCTTTCCAGACTTCTGCAGTTCCAATTGTCCTATGTGCTACACGGGATGAGAAGGGGACTTATCCTTCCGTTGACATCGATCATGAAACCGCTGCTTTTGATGCAGTGAATACTCTGATTCGTCACGGTCACCGTGAAATCGCAATGATCAGTGGTACACTCCAGGATCCTGCGAATGGATATGCACGTTTTCATGGTTATAAGAAGGCACTTGAACAGGCTGGAATCGAATATCAAGAAGACTTGGTGCGTATCGGTAACTACCGCTATGAATCTGGTGTCGAAGCCATGAAGTATTTCCTTGGACTCAAGAAGAAGCCAACCGCTATTTTTGCTGCAACAGATGAGATGGCTATTGGTGCAATTCACAGTATTCAGGATGAAGGCCTGAAGGTACCGGATGACTTCTCCATTATTAGTGTGGATAACATCCGTATGGCTTCGATGGTTCGTCCATTGTTGACAACTGTAGCCCAGCCTATGTATGACCTAGGTGCGGTAGCAATGAGACTTTTGACGAAACTCATGAAGAAAGAGACGGTTGAGAATCCGCGGGTTATCCTGCCTCATGAAACGATTCTCCGCTTGTCTGTTAATCATCTGAATAAGTAATTTAAGAACTAAACAGTCATTCCGTAGAAAGCTCCTTTTGGAGCTTTTTATGTTTTTTACAGCGAAAATCATCGAAGGAGGCGTTAGTTTTGCATGAAATTATCGGATTAATTGGTGCGATGGATGAAGAGATTAAGCTGCTGCTAGAAGGAATGGAGAATAAAGAGACTAAGGTCAAAGCAGGAATACATTATTACATAGGAGATTTATTAGGGAAGTCAGTAGTGCTTTGTAAATCCGGGGTTGGCAAAGTGAATGCAGCAGCTACGACACAAATTCTGATTGATTCCTTTGGTGTATCACGTGTGTTGTTTACTGGCGTAGCTGGAGCTGTGCATCCTGAATTGAATATTGGAGATATCGTAATATCATCTACTTGTGTCCAGCATGATGTGGATGCAACGGCGCTTGGGTTCTCAAGAGGTGAAATTCCTTATCAGGAAAATTCCGTCTTTCAGGCAGATCATGCACTGGTTCTCCTTGCTGAGAGAGCGTGTAACAAGCTAGGTCAAAAGTACTTGGTCGGCAAGGTGCTTTCAGGTGATCAATTCATTTCTAACGTGGAGATTGTGGCCAAATTAAGAGAGGAGTTAGACGGAGCATGCGTGGAGATGGAAGGAGCGGCGGTTGCACAAGTCTGTGTGATGAACGCCACTCCCTTTGTCATAATTCGTTCGATGTCTGACAAATCTGATGGGTCTGCAAATGTTAATTTTAAGGAATTCACGGTAGAATCCTCAGGGCGCTCACATGCCATATTAGAATATATGTTGCAGCACCTCTGATTTTAGTACATAAAGCGCTGTCTAAAACGTACCCTGTCGAAGGTCTCCTGTGAGGACATAGGCACCTCTTGTCCAATGCGTACCATTAGACAGTTGGCTGGATGGGAGCAGATTTCAGGATCGTCTGTAGCATACCAAACCATATTTACAGTTTTCATTAATCGCTCCATCATTTGGCGATAAGCCCATACATCAAGCCCACTTCCTTTTAAATCCCAGTGCCAATAATACTCAGTTGTAAAGACAATACAATTCTCCAATTGCTCCTGCTCAAAAGCAGTGGAAATCAGAAGCCGGCCAAGTCCGGCTCCCCTGTAATCATTACTCACCTCAATGGCCCCAAGCTCAATTAGATCCATCATTCCACCCTGTGACCAAAGCTCCATTTCATCCGGATAATGAAAGGTGACATAACCTACGATAGTGCCGTTCTCTACAGCTGTAATAATACGTCCTTCTGGCAGGCTAGCAATCTCTACGAGAGCTTCTTGCTGTTCTATTGGCTTGCGGAAGGCATCGAGATCATGGTGCATGTGGAGGGCTTCTAGGTCCTCTGGAGACCGGGGACCGCTTACTGTAATTGTTCTACCTTTATATGAAAGCGTATGGGAAACAGGGATTTTACGATGCTCCATAGCCGTGCTCCTTTCAGATCATAAAATATGGAATGTAAACGTTTGCTATGTTATACTAATTCAGACATAAAAAATTCACATTCATTGCATTGACATCATTATCTAAGAGAAGAGTCTTACCCTTAAAGCTTAAATCAAACGAGTGAGGGAGGCAAGAGTGATGGGTCAAGTCCATAGCGAAATTTTGCCGGGCCGTGTACAGAGCTCCAATATGTCTGATTACACCCAGGCAGTAGCCGATTTTAAGTGGGAGGATGTTGAACGTAACTTCTCATGGTATGACACTGGCAAAGTAAATATGGCACATGAAGCAGTGGATCGCCACGTTCAAGAAGGACGGGGAGCGGCAACGGCCCTGCTCTACAGTGATGCGGTGCGGGATGAATCCTATACATTTGCCGATCTGCAGGAACGGTCGAACCGGTTCGGAAATGTATTGCGTAAATATGGTATCGGTAAGGGAGATCGGGTATTTATTTTTATGCCTCGTCAACCGGAACTATATTTTAGTTTACTAGGCATTTTGAAGATTGGGGCAATAGCAGGCCCTCTGTTCGAAGCCTTCATGGAGACAGCAGTCAAAGACCGGCTAGAGGATAGCGGTGCCGTTGCTTTGGTTACTACGCCTGAACTACTTCATCGTGTAAAGCGAGATGAGCTTCCGAATTTGCGTCATATTTTTTTAGTAGGTGGTACCACTGATATCGAGCAAGGTAACTTAGGTTTCACTGAGGAGATGGCTAACGCATCTTCTGAGCTCGAATTGGAATGGCTTGACCTGGACGATGGCCTTATTATGCATTATACATCTGGTTCTACGGGAAAACCTAAAGGCGTTTATCATGTACAAAGAGCTATGATTCAACATTATTATACAGGTAGAGTGGTGCTGGATCTACGTCCAGATGATATTTACTGGTGTACAGCAGATCCGGGCTGGGTGACGGGAACATCTTACGGAATATTTTCTCCTTGGTTAAATGGGGTTACGAATGTCGTAAGAGGGGGGCGTTTCAGCCCTCAGGATTGGTATAAGACGATTGAACGAAATAAGGTTAGCATTTGGTACAGCGCACCGACAGCATTTCGTATGTTGATGGGTGCAGGAGAGAGTTCAATTCAAGGTATTGATTTGAGTAGTCTGCGACATGTCCTGTCAGTTGGTGAGCCGTTAAATCCTGAAGTGGTGCGGTGGGGTGATAAGTTTTACAATCAGCGCATTCATGATACTTGGTGGATGACAGAGACGGGGGCACAGCTGATCTGCAACTATCCTGGAATGGATATTAAACCAGGTTCAATGGGGCGTCCGTTACCAGGTATTGAAGCGGCGATTCTTGATGATCGAGGCAATGTTCTTCCGCCATTCTCTATGGGGAATCTTGCGATACGGACACCCTGGCCATCCATGATGAACTCGATTTGGAATAATCAGACGAAATATGAGGAATATTTCCGTATTCCTGGTTGGTACATTTCTGGTGATTCCGCTTATATGGATGAGGATGGATATTTCTGGTTCCAAGGACGGATTGATGATGTTATCAATTCATCTGGAGAGCGTATTGGACCATTTGAAGTGGAGAGTAAATTAGTAGAGCATCCAGCTGTAGCTGAAGCGGGCGTAATTGGTAAACCAGACCTTGTGCGTGGGGAAATTATTAAGGCTTTCATCTCGTTGAGAGAAGGTTACATTCCTACTGCTGCTCTCAAAGAGGAGATCGCGGCATTTGTTAAAGCTGGATTGTCTGCACATGCTGCTCCAAGAGAGATCGAATTTAAGGATAAACTACCTAAGACAAGATCTGGTAAAATCATGCGGCGTGTATTAAAGGCTTGGGAGCTTCATCTCCCGACTGGCGATTTATCAACGATAGAGGACTAGAATGGATTATAAAAAACACCGTTCCCTGATGGATTCGAGGGAACGGTGTTTTGCTGTGTGAAGTTATTCTGTTGACTACAGGTTAATGGTTTCCATTCGTACTGCCTGCTGTGCCACTATTACTGTTTCCATTGCCGCTACCTTCGCCAGATGGCAATGAGGTAGGAGTCGGTAGAATGGTTCCTGGAACCTCAATATCCTCTCCTGGTACACTCTCAGAGTCTGTAGGAGGCGTTGTCTCCGGTCCTTGATCAGGAGTTGGCGTTGCTTCCGGAGTTGGTGTAGTGCCACCAGCAACGCTACCAGAAGCGGTCTCATTACCTGCGACATCAACAGCGGTAACATAGAAAGTTGCATTGGCACTCGCAGGTGTTCCTGGCGAGAATACCTTGCTCTCGTCAGCCATAATTACAG
This Paenibacillus sp. FSL R5-0345 DNA region includes the following protein-coding sequences:
- a CDS encoding sigma-70 family RNA polymerase sigma factor, with product MEHIINDEMEIVATDEDIFYELVAEQKRKLYSIAYSYLRNEADSLEVLQEATCRAWIKRKSLKNSERFAPWLTRILINCCNDELKRRKRNTVTEVDRSDIGIMEMKSDRRLDMEHALEGVKPKYRQVLVLKYYKDMTLAEIAEVLDKPEGTVKTWLSKGLKQLRDRMKRKGDLFYG
- a CDS encoding type 1 glutamine amidotransferase domain-containing protein, whose protein sequence is MRLAGKKVIALVDDEFEDLELWYPVYRVREEGAEVHLAGLEKDKTYIGKYGVPAKAEYSWDDLNAADYDGILVPGGWAPDKIRRYSAVLKLVQDFNAAKKPIGQICHAGWVLISAKILEGVTVTSTPGIRDDMENAGAIWKDEAVVTDGHIISARRPPDLPPYGKAFCDALAGE
- a CDS encoding DUF4179 domain-containing protein, yielding MAESEEKLLNDYFQRIDVEAEDIPEVKLDAAIRKGMQLGNRKRSSFRKRYTVVALAVLAIALLIIVPWANQMANPVRAQLPPKSWGQLEVFRPIIANNLTITSALDAGIMKEVNISSAEVDGIKWTVNGIIADRRGIALLYTIQNNTDQKMQLMGLSLKKNSEDNYDLTGYSGFSNSNAQEAGSPGTTRMLEQIVWNKYRDDLTDELNITLSLYPVSKDPSGSSSDIKKLIVNIPLEANNNYFKGEIIDLKESLSIAGQKIKMDNVYIGPTGIYMRENFDGDNTMRIFNMLSPKLVIGKGDHQEDLMWASGMNNYHNDNMRPDEPIKLEIEGISALDKSKVELVINTETQQILQAPDNNLTISNRMENEEQGILVLDYFIPKEDKEALGGSGFSLDDNFVDSAGSGHWLGRVKDGYSGYKEFNEGTKGTTITFFFNVGKEKLPQPLTFKFNSYSTVIKEKASLRIK
- the ccpA gene encoding catabolite control protein A; its protein translation is MTVTIYDVAREAGVSMATVSRVVNNNPNVKPQTRKKVFEAIERLGYRPNAVARGLASKKTTTVGVVIPDISNSIFAEIARGIEDIANMYHYNIILCNADKRKEKEIRVINTLLEKQVDGLLFMGGTVTDEHIQAFQTSAVPIVLCATRDEKGTYPSVDIDHETAAFDAVNTLIRHGHREIAMISGTLQDPANGYARFHGYKKALEQAGIEYQEDLVRIGNYRYESGVEAMKYFLGLKKKPTAIFAATDEMAIGAIHSIQDEGLKVPDDFSIISVDNIRMASMVRPLLTTVAQPMYDLGAVAMRLLTKLMKKETVENPRVILPHETILRLSVNHLNK
- a CDS encoding glucose PTS transporter subunit IIA codes for the protein MNWLGSLQQLGRAIMLPTMVLPAAAILLSLGSLPWSAWGLSSVSEVATYAGQGIFYFMPYLFAVGVAWGLSNQAGTAGLAALAGMFTYDRIVTHMGDGLVQPATLIGILLGIVAGIAQNRFKNIKLPEAIQFFGGSRFVLLFMGLFSAGFAWVMLGISPLLQRGLDDLFQGILQTGGFGVFIYGVLYRVLTAFGLHHILNNVFWFQFGNFTTPDGSTVVQGDLPRFFAGDPTAGIFMAGLFPIMMFALPAIAFAIIQEAREDLKPKIKKTFMRAALVCFLTGVSEQIEFAFLFASPYLFAVHTVMSGLAMVLTYMLGIHHGFSYSAGAIDFFLNLHLSQRAWLLIPIGIGYGIVYYNLFRWAIRRFQIPTPGREEGSELGDWAGNIPYQAPLILEALGGKENIVQVQSCITRLRLTVHNDRFIDTGALKGLGSAGIIKLGGGNVQVVFGTYSELIREEINKLMLRDLPQVLFSSPMQGRMMPIEEVPDHIFAAKLVGDGVAFLPEKGELTSPVFGKVMHVYPTMHAVGIATPEGLEVLMHIGIDTSQLKGPFEAVVKEGDSVEPGQLLVKFDLAYLREHAASLATPMVITNPDRVKSWSYAPFKNVKKGQSSVMSVVLHESNVGGIEG
- the ptsP gene encoding phosphoenolpyruvate--protein phosphotransferase, which translates into the protein MIQGIGAAAGVAIGKAFVLPNWEWSLPDTQVNPVDLAKEFERLYEGIRTSKDEIEFIKKEFREVVGPEESSIFDAHLAILDDPVFMSEIRGIIERQYKAAEVAVKEAIDHFVAMFDLLDDEYMKERAVDIKDVGNRLLKHLLGAPEVTLPSDTQPYILVAKELSPSQLAHLNPTYVLGIVTMMGGKTSHSSIMARALGIPLVAGLENNLSNPIQTGDMLVIDGDTGSVQIHPDEVTINEYVSLRNKQHKKKEQLELLATVDAVTKDGVNLRLAGNISSVKELNLALKYGAEGVGLFRTEFLYMDRSSFPTEDEQFEVYKQVVEKVGSNMVVIRSLDIGGDKHLDYFQLPEEQNPFLGYRAIRISLNRQDMFKTQLTAILRASAYGNVKLMFPMISSVEEVQAAKAVLEEVKAELELRGIPFNRNIPVGIMIEVPAAVMIADLLAEEVDFFSIGTNDLVQYVLAVDRMNEQIAHMYHPYHPAVLRMIRMTVEAARNAKIDISVCGEMAADERSLPLWLELGISDLSMSPQALLKVKHRTLNTLAIDATRVAKACFHHRTSSETEEILSAYAKKSGISLGTSVETKEKASS